One genomic region from Spirulina subsalsa PCC 9445 encodes:
- the recG gene encoding ATP-dependent DNA helicase RecG, whose amino-acid sequence MTQIPDWLRLKKALTVEAERGFQDLQGNQYRFSEFMTLSLGESLAVGTSDHRRRWQSLAREFARYPQLDQSQRQALIATTRQFLHQFQQDLEAPPEPPKTPNTRPLSLRESHRPTSDNIPPLDAPLKSLPEIERRRTGDALLRLGLYTVRDALFYYPRDHLDYARQVNIAQLMPGETVTIIGTIKSCSCFSSPKNKKLSILNIVMRDRTGQIRLNRFFHGAYFANRGWQKRHELQYPLGAIAAASGLVKKNKYGLTLDNPEIEILDSPGGSIESHKIGRILPVYPLTEGVSADIVRQAILAALPAIQHLKDPLPPVIQDQYSLIPLQQALTHLHFPPDQTALSQARRRLIFDEFFYLQLGFLQRRQQEKQLHNSAILATTGELIEQLKKIIPFELTNAQKRVINDILNDLNSSIPMNRLVQGDVGSGKTIVAVFAILAAIQSGYQAALMAPTEVLAEQHYRKLVSWFNILYLPIELLTGSTGVRKRREIHSLLETGELPLLVGTHALIEDPIQFRKLGLVVIDEQHRFGVEQRAKLLAKGTSPHVLTMTATPIPRTLALTLHGDLDVSQIDELPPGRQPIQTTMLTARQRPQAYELIRREIAAGRQAYVIFPLIEESEKLDARAAVKEHKRLQEVIFPDLKVGLLHGRMNSAEKDEVLTQFRDNVTQIIVSTTVIEVGVDVPNATVMMIENAERFGLSQLHQLRGRVGRGSHHSYCLLMNGGKSADSQQRLKVLEQSQDGFFISEMDLRLRGPGEVLGRRQSGLADFALASLVEDQDVLNLARDAAEKMILADENLEDFPALQEELETRYQKMMGGSILT is encoded by the coding sequence GAGCGGGGTTTTCAGGATTTGCAAGGCAATCAGTACCGCTTTAGTGAGTTTATGACCCTCAGCTTGGGGGAAAGTTTGGCGGTGGGAACCTCTGATCATCGTCGCCGTTGGCAGAGTTTGGCGCGGGAATTTGCCCGCTATCCCCAACTGGATCAAAGCCAACGGCAAGCGCTCATCGCCACAACTCGGCAGTTCCTCCACCAGTTCCAACAAGACCTAGAAGCCCCTCCTGAACCTCCCAAAACCCCAAATACCCGACCTCTGAGCCTCCGTGAGTCTCACAGACCCACCTCCGATAACATTCCGCCCCTAGATGCACCCCTCAAGTCTTTGCCGGAAATTGAGCGTCGCCGGACGGGGGATGCTTTGCTGCGTTTGGGCTTATATACGGTGCGGGATGCGCTGTTTTATTATCCGAGGGATCACCTTGACTATGCCCGACAGGTGAATATTGCCCAGTTGATGCCGGGGGAGACGGTGACGATTATCGGCACGATTAAGAGTTGTTCTTGTTTTAGTAGTCCGAAAAATAAGAAATTGTCGATTCTGAATATTGTTATGCGCGATCGCACTGGACAGATTCGACTCAACCGTTTTTTTCATGGGGCTTATTTCGCCAATCGAGGCTGGCAGAAGCGTCACGAACTCCAGTATCCCCTGGGTGCGATCGCCGCCGCCTCCGGACTGGTCAAAAAGAATAAATACGGCCTCACCCTAGACAATCCCGAAATCGAGATCCTAGACAGTCCGGGAGGCAGCATTGAATCCCACAAAATTGGTCGCATTCTGCCCGTCTATCCCCTCACAGAAGGCGTTTCCGCCGATATTGTCCGCCAAGCCATTCTAGCCGCCCTCCCGGCCATTCAACACCTCAAGGATCCCCTCCCTCCTGTGATTCAAGATCAATATAGTTTAATCCCCCTACAACAAGCCCTCACTCATTTACATTTCCCCCCGGATCAAACCGCACTCAGTCAAGCCCGCCGTCGTCTTATTTTCGATGAATTTTTCTATTTACAACTCGGATTCTTACAACGTCGGCAACAAGAAAAACAACTTCACAACAGCGCCATTCTCGCCACTACCGGAGAACTGATTGAGCAACTGAAAAAAATTATTCCCTTTGAACTCACCAACGCTCAAAAACGGGTAATTAATGACATTTTAAACGACTTAAATTCATCCATCCCCATGAATCGACTGGTGCAGGGTGATGTCGGTTCAGGGAAAACCATCGTCGCCGTCTTTGCCATTTTAGCCGCCATTCAATCCGGTTATCAAGCCGCCTTAATGGCCCCGACAGAAGTTCTCGCCGAACAACATTATCGAAAATTAGTCAGTTGGTTTAATATCCTCTATCTTCCCATTGAACTACTCACCGGGTCTACAGGAGTCCGTAAACGACGGGAAATTCATTCCCTCTTAGAGACAGGAGAACTCCCCCTTTTAGTAGGAACTCATGCCCTAATTGAAGATCCCATTCAATTTAGAAAACTGGGCTTAGTGGTCATTGACGAACAGCACCGTTTCGGCGTAGAACAGCGCGCCAAACTGTTAGCAAAAGGCACATCTCCCCACGTCCTCACCATGACCGCCACCCCCATCCCCCGCACCCTTGCCCTCACCTTACACGGGGATTTAGATGTGTCCCAAATTGACGAACTCCCCCCCGGTAGACAACCGATTCAAACCACAATGTTAACGGCACGACAACGGCCCCAAGCTTACGAGTTAATCCGTCGAGAAATTGCCGCCGGGAGACAGGCTTATGTGATTTTCCCCCTGATTGAAGAGTCAGAAAAACTAGATGCTAGGGCGGCGGTTAAAGAACATAAACGGTTACAAGAGGTAATTTTTCCTGATTTAAAAGTAGGGTTATTACATGGTCGGATGAATTCGGCGGAAAAAGACGAAGTTTTAACCCAGTTTCGGGATAATGTGACCCAGATTATTGTATCTACCACAGTAATTGAGGTGGGGGTAGATGTTCCCAATGCCACCGTGATGATGATTGAAAATGCAGAACGTTTTGGACTGTCTCAATTGCACCAATTGCGGGGGAGAGTGGGGCGCGGTTCTCATCATTCCTATTGTTTATTAATGAATGGGGGCAAAAGTGCGGACTCTCAGCAAAGATTGAAGGTTTTAGAACAGTCTCAGGATGGTTTCTTTATCTCAGAAATGGATTTACGTTTACGGGGGCCGGGAGAGGTTTTAGGGAGACGACAATCGGGATTAGCGGATTTTGCCTTGGCTAGTTTAGTGGAAGATCAGGATGTGTTAAATTTGGCGCGGGATGCTGCCGAAAAGATGATTTTAGCCGATGAAAATTTAGAGGATTTTCCAGCCTTGCAGGAGGAGTTAGAAACCCGGTATCAAAAGATGATGGGCGGGTCAATTCTAACATGA
- a CDS encoding Uma2 family endonuclease, producing the protein MQIQSPIYPPLENGDRLSYREFEQRYAAMPTGQKAELIEGVVYMASPLRFTTHAKPHADLIGLLWTYKMATPGTEIGIEPTLRLDSDNEVQPDGVLLIPEGSSQITSEGYIQGAPELVVEIAASSAAIDLGDKQRVYRRNGVQEYLVWQIFDQRLDWFYLEEGVYQSLVPNDQGILCSRVFPGLWLNATQLLQNNLAAVLETLQGGLASPEHQAFIQPD; encoded by the coding sequence ATGCAGATTCAATCTCCCATCTATCCACCTCTGGAAAATGGCGACCGTCTCAGCTACCGAGAATTTGAGCAACGTTACGCCGCCATGCCGACGGGTCAGAAAGCCGAATTAATTGAAGGAGTCGTTTATATGGCCTCACCCCTGCGGTTTACCACCCATGCCAAACCCCACGCCGATTTAATCGGGTTACTTTGGACTTATAAAATGGCAACCCCAGGCACAGAAATAGGCATTGAACCCACCCTTCGCCTCGACTCAGACAACGAAGTTCAACCGGACGGGGTGTTATTGATTCCGGAGGGAAGTTCTCAAATCACCTCAGAGGGGTATATTCAAGGCGCGCCGGAATTAGTAGTAGAAATTGCTGCCAGTAGTGCCGCCATTGATTTAGGGGATAAACAACGAGTTTATCGACGGAATGGGGTGCAAGAATATCTAGTGTGGCAAATCTTTGACCAGCGACTGGATTGGTTTTATTTGGAAGAGGGAGTTTATCAGTCTCTTGTTCCCAATGATCAGGGGATTTTGTGTAGTCGGGTGTTTCCCGGTTTATGGTTAAACGCAACGCAACTATTACAAAATAACCTCGCGGCCGTTTTGGAAACCCTACAAGGGGGACTAGCCTCCCCAGAACATCAAGCCTTTATTCAACCGGATTAA
- a CDS encoding Uma2 family endonuclease codes for MQLQSPIYPPLENGDSRSETLRERLSYREFEQRYAAMPTGQKAELIEGVVYIASPLRFTTHAEPHGLIITWLGVYKAATPSTAMGIEPTLRLDSDNEVQPDGVLLIPGGSSQITSEGYIQGAPELVVEIAASSAAIDLGDKQRVYRRNGVQEYLVWQIFDQRLDWFYLEEGVYQSLAPNDQGILCSRVFPGLWLNATQLLQNNLAAVLETLQGGLASPEHQAFIQPD; via the coding sequence ATGCAGCTTCAATCTCCCATCTATCCACCTTTGGAAAATGGCGATTCTCGTTCCGAGACGCTGCGCGAACGTCTCAGCTACCGAGAATTTGAGCAACGTTACGCCGCCATGCCGACGGGTCAGAAAGCCGAATTAATTGAAGGAGTTGTTTATATTGCCTCACCCCTGCGGTTTACCACCCATGCAGAACCCCACGGTCTGATCATCACCTGGTTAGGCGTTTACAAAGCCGCTACCCCCTCCACCGCAATGGGGATTGAACCCACCCTTCGCCTTGATTCCGACAACGAAGTTCAACCGGACGGGGTGTTATTGATTCCGGGGGGAAGTTCTCAAATCACCTCAGAGGGGTATATTCAAGGCGCGCCGGAATTAGTAGTAGAAATTGCTGCCAGTAGTGCCGCCATTGATTTAGGGGATAAACAACGAGTTTATCGACGGAATGGGGTGCAAGAATATCTAGTGTGGCAAATCTTTGACCAGCGACTGGATTGGTTTTATTTGGAGGAGGGGGTTTATCAGTCTCTTGCTCCCAATGATCAGGGGATTTTGTGTAGTCGGGTGTTTCCGGGTTTATGGTTGAACGCAACGCAACTATTACAAAATAATCTCGCGGCCGTTTTGGAAACCCTACAAGGGGGACTAGCCTCCCCAGAACATCAAGCCTTTATTCAACCGGATTAA
- a CDS encoding nucleotidyltransferase family protein — MNLPERLQEKREEILTLAAQYGASNIRVFGSVARGEADADSDVDFLVEMQPGRSLLDMGGLLMELQELLGCRVDIITEKGLRPRIRQQVLAEAIRL, encoded by the coding sequence ATGAATTTGCCAGAGCGACTGCAAGAGAAACGAGAGGAAATTTTGACATTAGCTGCCCAGTATGGAGCCAGCAATATTCGTGTTTTTGGCTCCGTGGCACGGGGGGAAGCCGATGCCGATAGTGATGTAGATTTTTTGGTGGAAATGCAGCCCGGACGCAGCTTGCTGGATATGGGTGGACTGCTGATGGAACTCCAAGAGTTACTAGGCTGTCGGGTTGATATTATAACGGAGAAGGGGTTACGTCCTAGGATTCGCCAACAAGTCCTAGCGGAAGCGATACGGTTATGA
- a CDS encoding GmrSD restriction endonuclease domain-containing protein — MSGFLTQEDFETIFTSHLKIETYSKSIDSLFSLRSLNKIDYKPYYQRNYVWDDHKATYFIESILLGTEIPPLIFFNNGSRIEVIDGRQRFETIKRFKENEFSLTRNGLAALKQIAKATYQSLQASSETKSIIDLFLDAKIRIIEFEIVNEPRLNPSLEDKVKKEIFGRYNSGITPLKKPEIDNALYDADSVFQHFKKFVKKDSEFCNMVTDLFLPKESERVSDSGRILQFIRRYLVLHKFPIRYYSWGNNRTETLDKLYEHMANEVEDVKDLCNRFVEKVRLVHRMKQVFTEKSLSVKRPAFECLLWGLQVLDAEQIDLSQVDTPNFIERLGRAISDNHDKFIDSHYYSLVQERFSFMAKLFEQELDINLRAYVEGDKKTRDELNLIRKSEKDDTITKLGELESLRVTKPEPSRTSIDDIARGMNRNMFLVRPSYQRTEVINISKASSIIESILLGISLPAIFIYKRKDGVSEVIDGQQRLLTILGFIGQKYMDESGHQCSSKNSSFRLKGLKILKDLNNKTYNDLKNFDPSLQDKILDFELLVVEIQESLNPDFNPVDLFVRLNNKPYPIRENSFEMWNSWVDRDIIENIRKSLDKYREWFYIKLVKSRNDRDRMENEELYTSLAYLEYQHLKSKDADKKSLYIYDKNNRINVRIGSSHDITRLLQFEDEEVKKNFLKSIKNVESFVKKVKIILLDRDVEGGKEKFDKFFGDELNLLFKAQRQVRSFRRTKQDFYLLWYLLNPLGLEMVKSHRLDIKRDLKNIFYDLRNTSNFTKDLFLPKVEDFHKKYQINSRQIQLSEPQKLEKLRGQDNRCAISGAPLFIGDDIEVDHSTPLSIGGEDSIENLQITHSDSNRKKGSKLLSE, encoded by the coding sequence ATGAGTGGTTTTTTGACTCAAGAAGACTTTGAAACAATTTTCACATCGCACTTGAAAATTGAAACCTATTCAAAATCTATAGACTCACTATTTAGTTTACGCAGTTTAAATAAAATCGATTACAAGCCTTATTACCAGAGAAATTATGTATGGGATGATCATAAAGCGACTTACTTTATTGAAAGTATTTTATTGGGTACTGAGATACCTCCTCTTATATTTTTTAACAACGGCTCTCGTATTGAAGTAATTGATGGAAGGCAAAGATTTGAGACAATAAAGCGTTTTAAAGAAAATGAATTTTCATTGACAAGGAATGGTCTGGCTGCCCTAAAGCAGATCGCTAAAGCAACTTATCAATCTTTACAAGCTAGTTCTGAAACAAAAAGTATAATTGATTTATTTCTTGATGCCAAAATTAGAATTATAGAATTTGAAATAGTTAACGAACCTAGACTCAATCCAAGTCTGGAAGATAAAGTTAAAAAAGAAATATTTGGTAGATATAATTCTGGTATAACCCCTTTAAAGAAGCCAGAAATAGATAATGCTCTATATGATGCAGATTCAGTTTTTCAACATTTTAAGAAGTTTGTAAAAAAAGATTCTGAATTCTGCAATATGGTTACTGACCTTTTCTTGCCGAAGGAGAGTGAAAGAGTTTCTGATAGTGGAAGAATCCTACAGTTTATTCGTAGGTATTTAGTTCTTCACAAGTTTCCTATTAGATATTACTCATGGGGAAACAATAGAACTGAAACGCTAGATAAATTGTATGAACATATGGCAAACGAGGTAGAAGATGTAAAGGATTTATGTAATAGATTTGTAGAAAAAGTTCGTCTAGTCCATCGGATGAAGCAGGTATTTACAGAAAAAAGTTTAAGTGTAAAACGACCAGCTTTTGAATGTTTGTTATGGGGACTTCAGGTATTAGATGCGGAACAAATAGATCTATCTCAAGTGGATACACCCAACTTTATTGAACGTTTAGGTCGTGCAATTTCAGATAATCATGATAAGTTTATTGATTCTCATTACTATAGTTTGGTTCAAGAACGTTTCTCATTTATGGCAAAGTTATTTGAGCAGGAACTTGATATAAATCTTCGTGCCTATGTAGAGGGTGACAAGAAGACAAGGGATGAATTAAATCTCATCAGGAAAAGTGAAAAAGATGATACGATTACTAAACTCGGTGAATTAGAATCTTTAAGAGTAACAAAGCCAGAACCATCACGAACTTCAATAGATGATATCGCGAGAGGGATGAATCGCAATATGTTTCTTGTTCGTCCTTCTTACCAAAGAACAGAAGTAATTAATATATCTAAAGCGTCTTCAATTATTGAAAGTATTCTTTTAGGTATCAGCCTTCCAGCAATATTTATTTATAAGCGTAAAGATGGTGTTTCAGAGGTGATAGATGGACAACAACGTCTACTAACAATTTTAGGTTTTATAGGTCAAAAGTATATGGATGAGAGTGGTCATCAATGTAGCAGTAAAAACTCAAGCTTTCGTTTAAAGGGATTAAAAATACTCAAGGATTTAAACAACAAAACCTACAACGATCTGAAAAATTTTGATCCTTCTTTACAAGATAAGATTTTAGATTTTGAACTTTTGGTAGTCGAAATTCAAGAAAGCCTCAATCCAGATTTTAATCCCGTTGATCTTTTTGTGAGACTCAATAACAAGCCATATCCAATTAGAGAGAATTCTTTCGAGATGTGGAATTCTTGGGTGGATAGAGACATTATTGAAAATATTAGAAAGAGTCTTGATAAGTATAGAGAATGGTTTTATATCAAACTTGTCAAAAGCCGTAATGATAGAGATAGAATGGAAAATGAAGAACTTTATACATCCTTAGCATACCTTGAGTATCAGCACCTTAAGAGTAAGGATGCTGATAAGAAGTCTTTGTACATTTATGATAAAAATAATCGAATAAATGTAAGGATAGGTTCATCGCACGACATCACTAGGCTACTTCAATTTGAAGATGAAGAAGTCAAGAAGAACTTTCTCAAAAGTATCAAAAATGTGGAAAGCTTTGTAAAAAAAGTAAAAATCATTTTACTGGATAGAGATGTTGAAGGAGGTAAAGAAAAATTCGATAAGTTCTTTGGTGATGAACTCAATTTGCTATTTAAAGCGCAAAGACAAGTTCGTTCATTTAGGCGTACAAAACAAGACTTTTACCTTCTTTGGTATCTTCTTAACCCACTTGGACTTGAAATGGTTAAATCTCATAGGTTAGATATCAAACGAGATTTAAAAAATATTTTTTATGATTTGAGAAATACTTCAAATTTTACAAAAGATCTATTTTTACCAAAAGTTGAAGATTTTCACAAAAAGTATCAAATTAACTCAAGACAAATTCAGCTTTCTGAACCTCAAAAGCTTGAAAAACTTAGAGGACAAGATAATCGCTGTGCTATTTCAGGAGCACCTCTATTTATAGGAGATGATATTGAGGTAGATCATAGTACACCATTAAGCATAGGTGGAGAAGATTCTATAGAGAATCTTCAAATTACTCACAGTGATAGTAACAGAAAGAAAGGCTCTAAACTTTTATCTGAATAA
- a CDS encoding type II toxin-antitoxin system VapC family toxin, with protein MIRTFVDAGVLIYAARAENEMAELSLQILEDDQREFASSIFLKLEVLPKAIYHQQSSEIKFYETFFDAVIYWANDINTIIEQAYRESSQFGLGAMDALHIAAAVSVGATEFITNEKPQKSIRRTRSIKVISIYQ; from the coding sequence ATGATCCGAACTTTTGTTGATGCTGGAGTGTTAATTTATGCGGCTCGCGCTGAAAATGAAATGGCTGAACTTTCTTTACAAATCTTAGAAGATGACCAGCGAGAATTTGCTTCTAGTATTTTTTTGAAATTAGAGGTTTTGCCAAAAGCCATTTATCATCAACAAAGTAGCGAGATAAAGTTTTATGAAACTTTTTTTGATGCCGTCATTTACTGGGCAAACGATATCAACACTATCATTGAACAAGCCTATCGAGAATCTAGTCAATTTGGACTAGGGGCTATGGATGCTTTACATATTGCAGCAGCAGTCTCGGTTGGAGCAACGGAATTCATAACCAATGAAAAACCTCAAAAGTCAATTCGTCGAACTCGAAGTATTAAGGTGATTTCTATTTATCAATGA
- a CDS encoding DUF5615 family PIN-like protein: protein MKIWVDAQLPPTLASWLTETFGLEARALRDLGLRDAQDIEIFAAARAENVVIITKDSDFIDLVCRLGTPPQILWLTCGNVTNRNLRQLLIATLPNALEQLSQGEMIVEITNTP from the coding sequence ATGAAAATTTGGGTTGATGCTCAACTTCCCCCTACATTGGCAAGTTGGCTGACAGAAACCTTTGGTTTAGAAGCCAGAGCATTGCGAGATTTAGGCTTACGGGATGCTCAAGATATCGAGATTTTTGCGGCAGCACGGGCTGAAAATGTGGTAATTATTACGAAAGACAGTGATTTCATCGACTTGGTATGTCGTTTAGGAACACCTCCTCAAATTTTGTGGCTAACTTGTGGCAATGTCACGAACCGCAACTTGCGACAATTATTAATAGCGACTTTACCGAATGCGTTAGAGCAATTGTCGCAAGGAGAAATGATTGTAGAAATTACAAATACTCCTTAA
- a CDS encoding DUF433 domain-containing protein, whose translation MTSTPELMSRITQNPGQCGGRPCIRGMRIRVTDILEMLAENVSISEILEDFPDLELADIQACLVFAARRTDFPRLTA comes from the coding sequence ATGACTTCAACTCCTGAATTAATGAGCCGAATTACGCAAAATCCCGGTCAATGTGGGGGTCGTCCCTGTATTCGCGGGATGCGAATTCGAGTCACCGATATTTTAGAAATGTTAGCTGAAAATGTTAGCATTTCTGAAATCTTAGAAGATTTTCCAGATTTAGAACTAGCAGATATTCAAGCCTGTTTAGTCTTTGCAGCAAGACGTACTGATTTTCCTAGACTAACCGCATGA
- a CDS encoding type II toxin-antitoxin system VapB family antitoxin, with amino-acid sequence MKKSIELNEELVKEGLRLTNIQTEQELINFALSELVKNRKKRNLLDLSGQIQFSTDYDYKALRLNRNVFD; translated from the coding sequence ATGAAAAAGTCCATCGAACTCAATGAAGAATTGGTGAAAGAAGGATTGCGCTTAACCAATATTCAGACAGAACAAGAATTAATTAACTTTGCTTTATCCGAGTTAGTCAAAAACCGCAAAAAACGAAATTTACTCGATTTGAGCGGACAGATTCAATTCTCAACAGATTACGACTATAAAGCCTTACGGTTAAACCGAAATGTTTTTGATTGA
- a CDS encoding serine hydrolase, whose amino-acid sequence MPSDGSSDKKREKLDLALPFGGLNPTPPPPAPSPPSPIPPHLSLPKASPENQGGYHQAPKPGRQSLREVSLPSRPPQDAPVSRPNPPRPTRLPRPPQDAPVSRLNSARPTPVNPKLVNTKRRKSQDISPTKTRRAPAQPTRLQQTTQLQRAYSVQPSPSDTPRPRGTGTKKPISPKSPPTLTSLLLVYSLRVLILGVGAGAIAGTILGTVDASRNLPFLTPSPTTSQAIRDRGDQGRYPPALAANREITPLKNRLQSLIARYSEFEAGVFFMDLDTGDYVDIQGSKPFAAASTIKTPILIAFFQALDAGSVSLTETLVMEEDTRAGEAGDMQYQPIGTRFSALDTVTRMITISDNTATNMIMKRLGGQDILNQRFAEWGLSATVIRNLLPDLEGTNTTSAVDLAHVMARVNRGDLVNLRSRDRLLEIMRNVQNNQLLPQGLENGAIIAHKTGNIGSVVADAGLIDTPTGRRYLAAVIIQRPHNDPKAKDLIRDISREAYQYFNQPVPTPDTTMAPLERDSIAVQPGV is encoded by the coding sequence ATGCCATCAGACGGATCATCAGATAAAAAACGGGAGAAGTTGGATCTAGCCTTGCCTTTTGGTGGGTTAAATCCCACTCCGCCTCCTCCTGCGCCATCGCCCCCTTCCCCTATCCCGCCTCACCTTTCTCTTCCCAAAGCCTCACCGGAGAACCAAGGAGGCTATCATCAAGCTCCTAAACCGGGGCGGCAATCCTTGCGCGAGGTTTCTCTACCCTCTCGTCCTCCTCAAGATGCCCCTGTTTCCCGTCCGAATCCCCCTCGTCCAACTCGCCTCCCACGTCCTCCTCAAGATGCGCCTGTTTCCCGTCTTAATTCGGCTCGTCCGACTCCAGTTAACCCAAAATTAGTTAACACAAAACGGCGTAAAAGTCAAGATATATCCCCGACCAAAACGCGGCGCGCCCCAGCCCAACCGACCCGACTCCAACAGACGACCCAACTTCAAAGAGCTTACTCTGTCCAGCCCTCGCCTTCGGATACTCCTAGACCTCGGGGAACAGGGACCAAAAAACCGATTTCACCTAAATCTCCCCCGACGCTGACTTCTTTGTTGTTGGTCTATAGTTTGCGGGTGTTGATTTTGGGGGTTGGGGCTGGTGCGATCGCCGGAACCATTTTAGGCACAGTGGACGCTTCCCGTAATTTACCCTTTCTCACCCCCTCCCCCACCACCAGTCAAGCGATCCGAGATCGGGGAGATCAAGGTCGCTATCCCCCTGCATTAGCAGCCAATCGCGAGATTACCCCCCTTAAAAATCGGTTACAAAGTCTGATCGCTCGCTACTCAGAATTTGAGGCCGGGGTATTTTTTATGGACTTAGACACCGGAGACTATGTAGACATTCAAGGCAGCAAACCCTTTGCCGCCGCTAGTACGATCAAAACCCCCATTCTGATTGCGTTTTTCCAAGCCTTAGATGCGGGAAGTGTAAGCTTAACAGAAACCCTTGTTATGGAAGAGGATACCCGGGCTGGAGAGGCCGGGGATATGCAGTATCAGCCCATCGGAACCCGCTTCTCAGCTTTAGATACTGTCACCCGCATGATTACCATTAGTGACAACACAGCAACGAATATGATTATGAAGCGTTTGGGGGGGCAAGACATCCTGAACCAACGCTTTGCAGAATGGGGTTTGTCAGCGACGGTGATTCGCAATTTGTTACCGGATCTCGAGGGGACGAATACAACCAGCGCGGTGGATTTAGCCCATGTGATGGCTAGGGTGAATCGTGGGGATTTAGTGAATTTGCGATCGCGAGATCGGTTGTTAGAAATTATGCGCAATGTTCAGAATAACCAACTCCTCCCCCAAGGCTTGGAAAATGGGGCGATTATTGCCCACAAAACTGGAAACATTGGTTCTGTGGTGGCTGATGCCGGACTCATTGATACACCCACGGGGCGGCGCTACCTCGCGGCCGTGATCATTCAGCGCCCCCACAATGATCCCAAGGCCAAGGATTTAATCCGGGACATCTCCCGGGAGGCCTATCAATATTTTAATCAACCCGTTCCCACTCCTGATACAACAATGGCTCCTCTAGAACGGGATTCGATTGCCGTTCAGCCGGGAGTTTGA